In Desulfosediminicola ganghwensis, a single window of DNA contains:
- a CDS encoding ABC transporter substrate-binding protein, whose amino-acid sequence MKKLLALAMFAICLTTGFLVPATPVAAKTVKVGVQPWLGYGPWWIADQKGFFAKHGLDAEIVNFTWDADMSAAVASGRVQVIAAATNTLITVRNQGIDLQAFLILDSAYEADAILAPKSVQTIADLKGKKVAYEAGATSDLLINYALKENGMTIRDIEPVNMAAADAGLALIAGRVDIAVTYEPYISAALRQGDDYKVLYTGAEKPGLISDVAISDATFIKDNPETIQALIKAWDEAVRFLNENPEEGGKIIADAVKSPMDEYKLAMEGVHVYDLKGNQEILAGEFQKTMVDINTIMKETTPDVIKTVADPADALGIDVIKNMAK is encoded by the coding sequence ATGAAAAAGTTATTGGCCCTGGCAATGTTTGCCATCTGCCTCACCACAGGTTTTCTGGTTCCAGCTACCCCGGTTGCTGCAAAAACTGTAAAAGTCGGTGTTCAACCCTGGCTCGGTTACGGCCCCTGGTGGATTGCCGACCAGAAAGGCTTCTTCGCCAAACATGGCCTTGATGCCGAGATCGTTAATTTCACCTGGGATGCCGACATGAGTGCCGCTGTCGCCAGCGGCCGAGTTCAGGTTATCGCCGCGGCGACCAATACCCTGATCACAGTACGTAACCAGGGCATCGATCTGCAGGCATTCCTGATACTCGATTCCGCCTATGAGGCAGATGCCATTCTGGCACCGAAATCAGTACAAACCATTGCTGACCTCAAAGGTAAAAAAGTCGCCTATGAAGCGGGTGCAACCAGTGATCTGCTGATCAACTACGCGCTCAAAGAAAATGGCATGACCATCAGAGATATCGAGCCAGTGAATATGGCTGCCGCCGATGCAGGCCTGGCGCTTATAGCCGGTAGAGTCGATATCGCAGTCACCTACGAACCGTACATCTCTGCCGCGTTACGGCAAGGCGATGATTATAAGGTTCTCTACACAGGTGCCGAGAAGCCCGGTCTCATCAGTGATGTTGCCATTTCCGACGCTACATTCATCAAGGACAATCCTGAAACTATTCAGGCGCTGATCAAAGCCTGGGATGAAGCCGTTCGATTCCTCAACGAGAATCCTGAAGAAGGCGGCAAAATCATTGCCGATGCGGTAAAAAGCCCGATGGATGAGTACAAGCTCGCCATGGAGGGAGTACATGTTTACGACCTCAAGGGAAACCAGGAAATTCTGGCTGGAGAGTTCCAGAAAACCATGGTCGATATCAACACTATCATGAAAGAGACCACTCCGGACGTTATCAAAACTGTCGCCGACCCGGCTGACGCACTTGGCATAGACGTCATCAAGAACATGGCCAAATAG
- a CDS encoding ABC transporter permease, which translates to MTDPQKPSPDSNTTRQHKKPTRYLALREDIPKNVYIALGAGFILLLLVAWQIVTSSGLIRPLFLPPPANIATEGLRQINEGILWADASASIYRIVMGWGFATLFAVPIGILMGNFKFFEGLFEPFIDIVRYMPVVALIPLTILWAGIGDFQKFLILFIGTFFQQVLMVMDNVKSVPISLIKVGQTLGLSRFEILKSIVLPAAMPKIWDTFRITMGWTWTYLVVAELVAANNGLGRRIMDAQRYLATDTIIFGILFIGFLGLITDYIFKLSGKVLFKWNKGQ; encoded by the coding sequence ATGACCGACCCACAAAAACCATCACCTGACAGCAACACCACACGCCAGCACAAGAAACCGACCCGCTACCTTGCCCTACGAGAAGATATCCCCAAAAATGTCTATATCGCCTTAGGAGCAGGTTTTATCCTGCTGCTTCTTGTTGCCTGGCAAATTGTCACCAGCAGTGGTCTGATACGCCCCCTCTTTCTGCCGCCGCCAGCAAACATTGCCACGGAAGGATTACGGCAGATAAACGAGGGCATACTCTGGGCAGATGCCTCCGCCTCCATCTATCGTATCGTCATGGGCTGGGGCTTCGCTACACTGTTTGCTGTTCCCATCGGTATATTAATGGGCAATTTCAAGTTCTTCGAGGGACTGTTCGAACCCTTTATCGATATCGTCCGCTATATGCCAGTGGTCGCCCTGATACCACTCACTATCCTCTGGGCCGGTATAGGTGATTTTCAGAAATTCCTGATCCTCTTTATCGGCACCTTCTTCCAGCAGGTACTGATGGTGATGGATAACGTCAAGTCGGTGCCGATCAGTCTTATCAAAGTCGGGCAAACCCTTGGGCTTTCACGTTTTGAAATCCTGAAATCCATAGTTCTGCCCGCCGCCATGCCCAAGATCTGGGACACCTTCAGGATCACCATGGGCTGGACCTGGACCTATCTGGTTGTAGCCGAACTGGTGGCCGCCAATAACGGCCTGGGACGACGCATCATGGACGCCCAACGCTATCTGGCCACCGATACCATCATCTTCGGCATCCTCTTCATCGGCTTTTTAGGGCTGATTACCGACTATATTTTCAAACTTTCCGGCAAAGTACTGTTTAAGTGGAATAAAGGGCAATAA